A single genomic interval of Spirosoma linguale DSM 74 harbors:
- a CDS encoding protein of unknown function DUF1223 (PFAM: protein of unknown function DUF1223~KEGG: bbt:BBta_5616 hypothetical protein): protein MNYLLTFLALFGTAFTKSPVKPASQPVVVLELFTSQGCSSCPAADRALQAITQQAARSGQKVYGLSFHVDYWNRLGWQDPFSNKLFTDRQRQYDRVLNSKTYTPQLIINGRQDVIGGQKGKIEQAIQAIQQQPASAFVGVDGSVARDTKQVTVHYALSAAGPYRVNVALVQKEARTEVRNGENSGRTLVNTNVVRQFKTIDKAEQSGSVTLPLLTSLTSDETVVLVYVQRTDNGQVVGAKQL from the coding sequence ATGAACTACCTACTAACGTTCCTGGCCCTCTTCGGAACAGCTTTTACTAAAAGTCCCGTAAAACCGGCTTCGCAGCCTGTTGTAGTCCTGGAGTTGTTCACCTCGCAGGGCTGCTCCAGTTGCCCTGCCGCCGACCGGGCGTTGCAGGCTATAACCCAGCAGGCGGCACGTTCCGGGCAAAAGGTTTATGGCCTGTCGTTCCATGTCGATTACTGGAATCGACTGGGGTGGCAGGACCCGTTCAGCAACAAACTTTTTACCGACCGCCAACGGCAGTACGACCGGGTCTTAAACAGCAAGACCTATACGCCCCAACTGATTATCAACGGTCGGCAGGATGTGATTGGCGGACAGAAAGGTAAGATTGAACAGGCCATTCAAGCAATTCAGCAACAGCCTGCCTCGGCCTTTGTGGGTGTCGATGGCAGCGTTGCCCGCGATACTAAACAAGTAACGGTCCATTATGCTCTCTCAGCCGCCGGACCCTACCGGGTCAATGTGGCCTTGGTTCAGAAAGAGGCCCGTACCGAGGTAAGAAATGGCGAAAACAGCGGCCGAACGTTGGTAAACACCAACGTGGTGCGTCAATTTAAAACCATCGACAAGGCCGAACAATCAGGCAGTGTAACCCTCCCCCTGCTCACCAGCCTGACCAGTGATGAGACAGTGGTGCTAGTGTACGTTCAGCGAACCGACAACGGACAGGTCGTTGGAGCCAAACAGTTGTAA
- a CDS encoding alpha-L-rhamnosidase (PFAM: alpha-L-rhamnosidase; alpha-L-rhamnosidase domain protein~KEGG: hypothetical protein), with protein MTWFRFLFFIVLFPVSTFAQTPTPPDWTNQYWPARWILHPTSPARQYGIYHVRKAIELAQKPARFVVHVSADNRYRLFVNGKAVAMGPARSDTQNWNYETLDLAPYLQAGRNVLAAQVWYMGEGAPFAQMSYQLGFLMQGDGETEKIANTDASWKIYQNPAYSPIKNDIPKLRTYIVAGDGDRVDAAKYPWGWEQPNFDDKAWVAAKPLGFGTKPRGFGTDGNWQLVPRTIPMMEEGVVRLATVRRVVNGKMDNAFLQGKAPATVAANTKAVFLLDQGHLTNAYPELTVSQGKGATVTLAYAEALVNAKNQKGNRNEVEGRTMLGFEDQFIADGTSKRTFRPLWFRTYRYLQLTVETKDEPLVLDDLLGQFTGYPFQEKAQFAASDTTLKSIWNVGWRTARLCAGETYYDCPYYEQLQYTGDTRIQSMISLYVTGDDRLMRKAIMDYEHSRFNDGLTQSRYPSADFQVIPTFSLFWVCMIHDYWMHRQDDAFVKSMLPGILSVLEWHEKRIAKTGLNGPLEWWNFVDWSAWKNAKDETSGGVPAGARKGGSSILSLQQAYTYFRAGDLLAHYGQNERAEHYRELGRKLNKAVFAQCYDAGRGLFADTPDKTSFSQHANILAVLTDAVPAAQQAALVQKTMTDTTLTQATFYFKFYLFEALKKTGLGDQFITQLKPWRDMLAMGLTTFAENPEPTRSDCHAWSASPLYEFLSTTCGIRPAEPGFKSVRIEPYMGDLTSVDGKMPHPLGEIAVQFQKTATGGLTGNVTLPANLTGTLRWKGKSLPLKAGKQTVSL; from the coding sequence ATGACCTGGTTTCGTTTTCTTTTCTTTATCGTCCTGTTCCCGGTAAGCACGTTTGCCCAAACTCCCACCCCCCCCGACTGGACTAACCAGTACTGGCCCGCCCGCTGGATTCTACATCCTACGTCCCCGGCCCGTCAGTATGGCATCTATCACGTTCGAAAAGCCATTGAGCTGGCGCAGAAACCCGCCCGGTTTGTGGTGCACGTGTCGGCCGACAACCGCTACCGGCTTTTTGTCAATGGCAAAGCCGTAGCCATGGGCCCCGCCCGCAGCGACACCCAGAACTGGAATTACGAAACTCTCGATCTGGCACCGTATTTACAGGCAGGTCGTAATGTGCTGGCCGCGCAGGTCTGGTACATGGGAGAGGGAGCGCCCTTTGCCCAGATGAGTTACCAGCTTGGCTTCCTGATGCAGGGCGATGGTGAAACTGAGAAAATAGCGAATACCGACGCCAGTTGGAAAATTTACCAGAACCCGGCCTATTCGCCTATCAAAAACGACATTCCTAAGCTCAGAACGTATATCGTGGCCGGTGACGGCGACCGGGTCGATGCCGCTAAATACCCCTGGGGCTGGGAGCAACCCAATTTCGACGATAAAGCCTGGGTAGCCGCCAAACCGCTTGGGTTTGGCACTAAACCCCGTGGCTTTGGTACCGATGGCAACTGGCAGTTGGTGCCACGCACTATTCCCATGATGGAGGAAGGCGTAGTTCGGCTGGCGACCGTTCGACGGGTGGTAAACGGCAAAATGGATAATGCTTTTTTGCAGGGGAAAGCCCCGGCCACCGTTGCGGCCAACACCAAAGCCGTTTTCCTGCTCGATCAGGGGCATCTGACCAACGCTTACCCTGAACTGACCGTTAGCCAGGGCAAAGGGGCCACCGTTACGCTGGCTTATGCCGAAGCACTGGTCAACGCAAAGAATCAGAAAGGGAATCGTAACGAAGTGGAAGGACGGACAATGCTTGGGTTCGAAGACCAGTTTATTGCCGATGGAACCAGCAAACGAACCTTCCGCCCGCTCTGGTTTCGCACCTACCGATACCTGCAACTGACGGTCGAGACCAAAGACGAACCGCTGGTGCTGGACGATCTGCTGGGGCAGTTTACCGGCTATCCATTTCAGGAAAAAGCCCAGTTTGCAGCCAGTGACACCACCCTGAAATCCATCTGGAACGTGGGCTGGCGAACGGCCCGGCTTTGTGCGGGCGAAACCTATTACGACTGCCCGTATTATGAACAACTGCAATACACCGGCGATACCCGCATTCAGTCCATGATTTCCCTGTACGTTACGGGCGACGACCGGCTAATGCGAAAAGCCATCATGGACTATGAGCATAGTCGGTTCAATGACGGCCTCACGCAGAGCCGTTACCCGTCGGCCGATTTTCAAGTTATTCCCACATTTTCGCTGTTCTGGGTCTGCATGATTCATGATTACTGGATGCATCGGCAGGACGACGCTTTTGTGAAGTCGATGTTGCCCGGCATCCTGAGTGTGCTGGAATGGCACGAAAAACGAATTGCCAAAACCGGCCTGAACGGCCCTTTAGAGTGGTGGAATTTTGTGGACTGGTCGGCCTGGAAAAATGCAAAAGACGAAACCAGTGGCGGTGTACCGGCCGGAGCACGGAAAGGCGGGTCGAGCATCTTGTCCCTGCAACAAGCCTACACTTATTTTCGGGCGGGCGATTTGCTGGCGCATTACGGGCAAAACGAACGGGCGGAACATTACCGCGAGCTGGGGCGGAAGCTTAACAAAGCAGTCTTTGCCCAATGCTACGATGCTGGACGGGGTCTTTTTGCCGATACACCTGACAAGACATCATTCAGCCAGCACGCCAATATTCTGGCGGTGTTGACCGATGCCGTGCCCGCTGCCCAGCAGGCGGCACTGGTGCAGAAAACCATGACCGATACAACGCTGACACAGGCTACTTTCTACTTTAAGTTCTATCTGTTCGAAGCCCTCAAAAAAACCGGCTTGGGTGACCAATTTATAACTCAGCTAAAGCCCTGGCGCGACATGCTGGCGATGGGCCTGACTACCTTCGCCGAAAATCCGGAACCTACTCGCTCCGACTGCCACGCCTGGAGCGCATCACCGCTGTACGAATTTTTATCCACTACTTGCGGCATTAGGCCAGCTGAGCCGGGCTTCAAATCGGTACGTATCGAGCCATACATGGGTGATTTGACCAGCGTTGACGGAAAAATGCCGCACCCATTAGGTGAGATTGCCGTGCAGTTTCAAAAAACGGCAACTGGTGGACTAACGGGTAATGTGACGCTACCTGCAAATCTGACGGGCACGTTGCGCTGGAAAGGGAAATCGCTACCGTTGAAGGCTGGTAAGCAGACGGTGAGTTTATAA
- a CDS encoding Carbohydrate kinase, FGGY-like protein (PFAM: Carbohydrate kinase, FGGY-like~KEGG: cja:CJA_3062 xylulose kinase (xylulokinase)) yields MYLLGFDLGSSSVKACLVDADSGKAVASAFFPETEMIIESPQAGFAEQKPENWWKNACLASKAVLQKANVQPTDVKAIGISYQMHGLVVVDKDFNVLRPSIIWCDSRAVPYGNRAFDALGHDRTLHHLLNSPGNFTAAKLAWVKANEPDVYAQVDKFMLPGDYLAARMTGDIVTTASGLSEGAFWDFQQNEPAQFLLDYFGFDASLIPTIKPTFAPQGELTAAAAAELGLAAGTPVTYRAGDQPNNALSLNVLEPGQIAATAGTSGVVYGVSDQASYDPQSRVNTFLHVSHTVEAPRYGVLLCVNGTGILNSWLRNQMLQRSVSYPDMNVLAHEAPVGADGLVCLPFGNGAERMLENADLGASFHGLQLTRHGLPHMIRAAQEGIVFALYYGIQVMESVGVGLQTIRAGEANMFLSPLFRDTLANLTGATIELYNTDGAQGAARGAGLGLGFYKNAQEAFAGLQVTKTIEPDMRAQEGYRDAYQRWLSVLNS; encoded by the coding sequence ATGTATTTACTTGGATTCGACCTCGGCAGTTCGTCGGTCAAAGCGTGTTTAGTTGATGCCGATAGCGGCAAAGCCGTTGCGTCAGCTTTTTTTCCGGAAACGGAAATGATTATTGAGTCCCCTCAGGCCGGTTTTGCCGAACAAAAGCCGGAGAACTGGTGGAAAAATGCCTGTCTGGCCAGCAAGGCTGTCCTGCAAAAAGCCAACGTTCAGCCTACCGATGTAAAAGCTATTGGCATTTCGTACCAGATGCACGGTCTGGTTGTGGTCGATAAGGATTTTAACGTACTCAGACCCTCCATCATCTGGTGCGACAGCCGCGCCGTTCCGTACGGTAACAGAGCGTTCGACGCGCTGGGCCACGACCGTACGCTGCATCACCTGCTCAACTCACCGGGCAATTTCACAGCTGCCAAACTCGCCTGGGTGAAAGCCAACGAGCCGGATGTGTATGCACAGGTCGACAAGTTCATGCTCCCCGGCGATTACCTGGCGGCTCGTATGACCGGCGATATTGTCACGACAGCATCGGGTTTATCGGAAGGTGCTTTCTGGGATTTTCAACAGAACGAACCGGCGCAGTTCCTGCTCGATTACTTTGGTTTCGATGCGTCGCTGATCCCCACTATCAAGCCAACCTTTGCGCCACAGGGCGAACTAACCGCAGCCGCAGCCGCCGAACTGGGCCTTGCCGCCGGAACACCCGTTACGTACCGCGCTGGCGACCAGCCGAACAATGCGCTGTCATTGAACGTACTGGAGCCGGGGCAGATAGCGGCTACGGCAGGCACCTCGGGCGTGGTCTATGGCGTAAGCGATCAGGCCAGTTATGACCCGCAATCACGCGTTAATACGTTTTTGCACGTGAGTCACACGGTCGAAGCGCCCCGTTATGGAGTTTTATTATGCGTAAACGGTACGGGCATTCTGAACAGCTGGCTGCGGAATCAAATGCTGCAACGGTCGGTGAGTTACCCCGACATGAACGTGCTGGCCCACGAAGCCCCCGTTGGTGCCGATGGACTGGTCTGCTTACCCTTTGGCAACGGTGCCGAACGGATGCTCGAAAACGCCGACCTGGGAGCCTCTTTCCACGGACTGCAACTAACCCGGCATGGTCTGCCACACATGATTCGGGCCGCTCAGGAAGGCATCGTTTTTGCGCTCTACTACGGCATTCAGGTTATGGAAAGCGTAGGTGTAGGGTTACAAACGATTCGGGCCGGAGAGGCCAATATGTTCCTGAGCCCTCTCTTCCGCGACACGCTGGCCAACCTGACTGGTGCAACCATCGAGCTGTATAATACGGATGGAGCGCAGGGAGCTGCCCGGGGCGCTGGCCTGGGACTGGGCTTTTACAAAAACGCACAGGAAGCCTTCGCTGGATTGCAGGTGACCAAAACCATTGAGCCCGATATGCGGGCGCAGGAAGGGTACCGGGACGCCTACCAGCGGTGGCTGTCAGTTCTGAATAGCTGA
- a CDS encoding beta-Ig-H3/fasciclin (PFAM: beta-Ig-H3/fasciclin~SMART: beta-Ig-H3/fasciclin~KEGG: dac:Daci_5784 beta-Ig-H3/fasciclin), translating into MKTLKLIFSIVALSAISQVSFAQEKTVTVGGAPMYPSKNIIENAVNSKDHTTLVAAVKAAGLVETLSGAGPFTVFAPTNKAFDKLPKGTVETLVKPENKQTLTGILTYHVVAGKMSTADLMKAIKDGGGKATLSTVSGGTLTAMQKGKKIELMDAKGGTSTVTIADVNQSNGVIHVIDTVLMP; encoded by the coding sequence ATGAAAACGCTTAAATTAATTTTCTCAATTGTTGCTTTATCAGCTATCAGTCAGGTTTCGTTCGCGCAGGAAAAAACGGTAACCGTTGGTGGCGCGCCAATGTATCCCTCAAAAAATATCATTGAGAACGCCGTAAATTCTAAAGACCACACAACACTGGTAGCCGCCGTTAAAGCAGCCGGTTTAGTTGAAACCCTGTCGGGTGCGGGTCCCTTCACGGTGTTTGCACCTACCAACAAAGCGTTCGATAAACTGCCAAAAGGCACAGTGGAAACGCTGGTGAAGCCCGAGAACAAACAAACACTGACGGGTATTCTAACCTACCATGTTGTAGCCGGTAAAATGAGTACCGCCGACCTGATGAAGGCCATCAAAGATGGAGGTGGAAAAGCTACTCTGAGCACAGTTTCAGGCGGAACACTAACGGCCATGCAGAAAGGCAAAAAGATTGAACTGATGGACGCCAAAGGGGGTACATCGACCGTTACCATTGCCGACGTGAACCAGTCGAACGGCGTAATTCACGTAATCGACACGGTATTGATGCCGTAA
- a CDS encoding NAD-dependent epimerase/dehydratase (PFAM: NAD-dependent epimerase/dehydratase; Male sterility domain; 3-beta hydroxysteroid dehydrogenase/isomerase~KEGG: mmw:Mmwyl1_1894 NAD-dependent epimerase/dehydratase) gives MTKKRIFFTGGSGKAGKHVIPYLLDQGHKVMNVDLTPLHHPGVDNLIADITDSGQMFNAMSSYAGLDELEPGNGVPRFDAVVHFAAVPRILIKPDNETFRVNTIGTYNVIEAAVKLGIKKIIVASSETTYGICFSDGKTDPHVLPLEEDYDVDPMDSYGLSKVVNEKTARSFQRRSGFDIYALRIGNVIEPHEYAELFPHYFTNPDVRRRNAFCYIDARDLGQIVDLCLKKDNLGYQVFNAGNDENGAVIPSKELAERFFPGVPITRELGEHEALFSNRKIREVLGFKEQHNWQKYVKWES, from the coding sequence ATGACTAAAAAGCGCATATTTTTTACAGGGGGGTCAGGAAAAGCAGGGAAGCACGTTATTCCCTACCTCCTCGACCAGGGCCATAAAGTGATGAATGTAGATTTGACGCCCTTGCACCATCCGGGGGTGGATAATCTGATCGCTGATATTACCGATTCCGGGCAAATGTTCAATGCCATGAGTTCGTATGCCGGATTAGATGAATTGGAACCGGGGAACGGTGTACCCAGGTTCGATGCTGTCGTTCATTTTGCCGCCGTACCCAGAATCCTGATAAAGCCTGATAATGAAACGTTTCGGGTCAACACCATAGGGACATACAATGTGATTGAAGCAGCGGTTAAGCTGGGCATTAAAAAGATTATTGTTGCTTCGTCAGAGACTACCTATGGTATCTGTTTTTCAGACGGTAAAACCGACCCTCATGTATTGCCACTGGAAGAGGATTATGACGTTGACCCCATGGACAGCTACGGATTATCGAAGGTTGTCAACGAAAAAACGGCACGCAGTTTCCAGCGACGGTCAGGCTTCGATATCTATGCCCTTCGGATCGGCAATGTGATTGAGCCGCATGAATACGCTGAACTGTTTCCCCATTATTTTACGAATCCTGACGTGCGACGCAGGAATGCTTTCTGTTACATAGACGCACGTGATCTGGGCCAGATTGTAGACTTGTGTTTGAAAAAAGACAACCTGGGCTATCAGGTTTTCAATGCTGGAAACGATGAGAATGGAGCCGTTATTCCCAGCAAGGAACTGGCTGAACGATTCTTCCCTGGTGTACCAATTACCCGCGAGCTGGGAGAGCATGAAGCCTTGTTTTCAAATCGTAAAATCCGTGAAGTCCTGGGCTTTAAGGAGCAACATAACTGGCAGAAATACGTAAAATGGGAGTCGTAG
- a CDS encoding methionine synthase (TIGRFAM: methionine synthase~PFAM: homocysteine S-methyltransferase; Methionine synthase B12-binding module cap domain protein; cobalamin B12-binding domain protein; dihydropteroate synthase DHPS; Vitamin B12 dependent methionine synthase activation region~KEGG: mca:MCA1545 B12-dependent methionine synthase) yields MKTIYELLHERILVLDGAMGTMIQRYNLTDADYRGERFRDWPHDLKGNNDLLSLTKPEIIQAIHKQYLEAGADIIETNTFSGTSIAMADYRMEELAYELNYESARIAKEVAVEITRQNPDKPRFVAGAMGPTNRTASLSPDVNNPAYRAVTFDELVNAYYEQVSGLVDGGADLLLVETIFDTLNAKAAMFAIDKYFNLNPQKTALPIMISGTITDASGRTLSGQTTEAFLYSVSHLPLLSVGLNCALGAQLMRPYIQTLAKEAPFFTSAYPNAGLPNEFGEYDETPDMMALQIEDFVKSNFVNIVGGCCGSTPDHIRAIADVAAKYPPRQLPQPEPYQKLSGLEPLKITEQTNFLNVGERTNVTGSKKFARLIKEGNFDEALSIARGQVEGGAQVIDINMDEGMLDSVEAMKTFLNLIAAEPDIARVPIMVDSSKWEVIEAGLKCVQGKAIVNSISLKEGEEAFIERANLVKRYGAAAVVMAFDENGQADSYERRIEICERAYRILVDKVQFAPQDIIFDPNILTVATGIEEHNNYAVDFINATRWIKQNLPLAKVSGGVSNISFSFRGNDVVREAMHSAFLYHAIRAGLDMGIVNAGQLEVYDSIPKDLLERCEDVLLNRRDDATERLVEFAETVKAKGKAIVQDESWRLEPVRERLKHALIKGITDYIDQDVEEIRQQVERPLHVIEGPLMDGMNVVGDLFGAGKMFLPQVVKSARVMKKAVAYLTPFIEAEKSGTGSSNAGKILLATVKGDVHDIGKNIVGVVLGCNNYEIIDLGVMVPTQKILDAAREHNVDIIGLSGLITPSLDEMVGVAKEMERQGFKLPLLIGGATTSRIHTAVKIDPHYSGPVVHVLDASRSVPVAGRLVSETDGTKEKIFTDIKAEYVKLREEHTKRQKDKASLTISQARDNRTKIDWSTFEPTKPAFLGNRYFDDYSIAELVDYIDWTPFFQTWQLHGKYPAIFDDAVVGKEAKQLFDDANRLLQEIVDKKLLKAKAVVGFFPANSADDDVLLHDFEEHVRETACERHGSHQHIEYKISKAQSQAAVSPAGELIYDTKTVLHFLRQQNQKAPGLPNFCLSDFIAPLESGREDYIGGFAVTAGIGIETLLEKYERDHDDYNSIMVKALADRLAEAFAERMHERVRKEFWPYAVNENLSNEQLVKEAYQGIRPAPGYPACPDHTEKGTLFNLLDANKIDIELTESYAMYPASSVSGFYFSHPESKYFALGKINKDQILDYAQRKDMPVEEIEKWLSPVLSYDA; encoded by the coding sequence TTGAAAACGATATACGAACTTCTTCACGAACGTATCCTTGTCCTCGATGGGGCGATGGGTACGATGATTCAACGGTATAACCTGACTGATGCTGACTATCGGGGCGAACGATTCCGTGATTGGCCGCACGACCTGAAAGGCAATAATGATTTGCTTTCGCTGACAAAGCCAGAAATTATTCAGGCCATTCACAAGCAGTACCTCGAAGCGGGTGCCGACATCATCGAAACCAACACCTTCAGCGGCACATCCATCGCTATGGCCGATTACCGAATGGAGGAGCTGGCCTATGAACTGAACTATGAGTCGGCCCGGATTGCGAAAGAAGTGGCCGTTGAGATTACCCGCCAGAATCCCGACAAACCGCGATTTGTGGCGGGTGCTATGGGGCCAACCAACCGGACCGCGTCGCTTTCGCCCGATGTCAATAACCCCGCTTATCGGGCCGTCACGTTCGATGAACTGGTGAACGCCTATTACGAACAGGTAAGCGGGCTGGTTGACGGTGGGGCAGACTTGCTGCTGGTCGAAACCATTTTCGATACGCTGAATGCCAAGGCGGCTATGTTCGCCATTGATAAATATTTTAATCTCAATCCGCAGAAGACTGCTCTGCCCATTATGATCTCCGGCACCATTACGGATGCCAGCGGTCGTACGCTGTCAGGGCAAACGACCGAAGCGTTTTTGTATTCGGTTTCGCACCTGCCACTGCTGAGCGTTGGCCTGAACTGTGCGCTGGGTGCCCAGTTGATGCGGCCGTATATCCAGACGCTTGCTAAAGAAGCGCCTTTCTTCACATCGGCCTACCCGAACGCGGGTCTGCCCAACGAGTTCGGAGAATACGACGAAACGCCGGATATGATGGCGTTGCAAATTGAGGACTTTGTTAAAAGCAACTTCGTTAATATTGTTGGGGGCTGCTGCGGCTCAACACCCGATCATATCCGGGCCATTGCCGATGTGGCCGCCAAATACCCGCCCCGGCAATTACCCCAGCCGGAGCCGTACCAGAAGTTGAGCGGTCTGGAGCCGCTGAAAATTACGGAGCAAACCAACTTCCTGAATGTTGGCGAACGCACCAACGTAACGGGTTCCAAGAAGTTCGCCCGGCTCATCAAAGAAGGAAATTTCGACGAAGCCCTGAGCATTGCCCGTGGGCAGGTAGAAGGGGGCGCCCAGGTGATTGACATCAACATGGACGAAGGAATGCTGGACTCGGTGGAGGCCATGAAAACCTTCCTGAACCTGATTGCTGCCGAACCCGATATTGCCCGCGTACCCATCATGGTTGACTCCTCCAAGTGGGAAGTTATTGAAGCCGGTTTGAAGTGCGTACAGGGGAAAGCCATTGTCAACTCCATATCCCTCAAAGAAGGGGAGGAGGCATTCATTGAACGGGCCAATCTGGTGAAACGCTACGGGGCTGCTGCGGTCGTGATGGCGTTTGATGAAAATGGTCAGGCCGATTCTTACGAACGACGCATTGAGATTTGTGAACGCGCTTACCGGATTCTGGTCGATAAAGTCCAGTTTGCCCCACAGGATATTATCTTCGACCCCAATATTCTGACCGTTGCTACGGGTATTGAAGAACATAATAATTACGCCGTTGACTTTATCAATGCTACGCGCTGGATTAAACAAAACCTGCCGCTGGCCAAAGTGAGCGGTGGCGTGTCGAATATTTCGTTCAGTTTCCGGGGGAACGACGTTGTTCGGGAAGCCATGCACTCGGCGTTTCTCTACCACGCCATTCGGGCCGGGCTGGACATGGGTATCGTCAATGCCGGACAACTGGAGGTATACGACAGCATTCCGAAAGACCTGCTGGAACGCTGCGAAGATGTATTACTCAACCGCCGGGACGATGCCACTGAACGCCTGGTTGAATTTGCCGAAACCGTAAAAGCGAAAGGTAAAGCGATTGTTCAGGACGAAAGCTGGCGGCTCGAACCCGTTCGCGAACGGCTTAAGCATGCGCTGATCAAAGGAATTACCGACTACATCGATCAGGATGTGGAAGAAATCCGCCAACAGGTAGAACGCCCCCTGCACGTCATTGAAGGTCCGTTGATGGATGGGATGAACGTAGTTGGCGATCTGTTCGGAGCGGGTAAAATGTTCCTGCCTCAGGTCGTGAAATCGGCTCGTGTCATGAAAAAAGCCGTGGCCTACTTAACGCCGTTTATCGAAGCGGAGAAGTCAGGCACCGGCTCATCGAACGCGGGTAAGATCTTGCTGGCTACGGTAAAAGGTGATGTACATGACATCGGTAAAAACATCGTTGGGGTGGTGCTGGGGTGTAATAATTACGAGATCATCGACCTCGGCGTCATGGTGCCGACCCAGAAAATTCTGGATGCCGCCCGCGAGCATAACGTTGATATTATCGGGCTGAGCGGCCTGATTACCCCATCGCTGGACGAAATGGTTGGCGTGGCCAAAGAGATGGAGCGGCAGGGTTTCAAACTTCCATTGCTCATTGGCGGAGCGACCACCTCCCGCATTCACACCGCCGTTAAGATTGATCCGCACTACTCGGGGCCCGTTGTTCACGTGTTGGATGCCAGCCGGAGCGTTCCGGTAGCCGGTCGGCTCGTGAGCGAAACGGATGGAACAAAAGAAAAAATCTTCACGGATATCAAGGCCGAATACGTCAAACTCCGGGAAGAGCATACCAAGCGGCAGAAAGACAAAGCCAGCCTGACGATTTCCCAGGCGCGTGACAACCGCACAAAAATCGACTGGAGTACGTTCGAGCCAACCAAGCCGGCGTTTCTGGGTAACCGCTATTTTGACGATTATTCAATTGCCGAACTGGTTGACTACATCGACTGGACGCCATTTTTCCAGACGTGGCAGCTGCACGGTAAGTACCCCGCTATTTTTGACGATGCGGTAGTGGGTAAAGAAGCCAAACAACTGTTCGACGATGCCAATCGACTGTTGCAGGAGATCGTTGATAAGAAACTGCTCAAAGCCAAAGCCGTGGTGGGCTTCTTCCCCGCCAACTCGGCCGACGACGATGTGCTGCTTCACGATTTTGAAGAACACGTACGCGAAACCGCCTGCGAGCGCCACGGCTCGCACCAGCATATTGAGTATAAAATTAGCAAGGCACAGTCGCAAGCGGCTGTTAGCCCGGCGGGCGAATTGATTTACGATACCAAAACGGTACTCCACTTCCTGCGTCAGCAGAATCAGAAAGCGCCCGGTTTACCCAACTTCTGTTTGTCGGACTTTATCGCTCCGCTGGAGAGCGGCCGGGAAGATTACATTGGGGGCTTTGCCGTAACGGCCGGTATTGGTATCGAAACCCTGCTGGAGAAATACGAACGTGACCACGATGACTACAACAGCATCATGGTTAAAGCCCTGGCCGACCGTCTGGCCGAAGCCTTTGCCGAGCGGATGCATGAGCGCGTTCGGAAAGAGTTCTGGCCATATGCTGTCAATGAAAATCTGTCGAATGAGCAACTGGTTAAAGAAGCCTATCAGGGAATCCGTCCTGCGCCGGGCTACCCGGCCTGCCCCGATCATACCGAAAAGGGTACGTTGTTCAACTTGCTGGATGCTAACAAAATTGACATTGAACTGACAGAAAGCTACGCTATGTATCCGGCCTCATCGGTGAGTGGGTTCTACTTCTCGCATCCCGAGTCGAAGTACTTCGCACTTGGTAAAATCAACAAAGACCAAATTCTGGACTACGCCCAACGAAAAGATATGCCCGTTGAGGAGATCGAGAAATGGCTAAGCCCGGTGCTGAGTTACGATGCGTAA
- a CDS encoding membrane protein (KEGG: dol:Dole_0976 membrane protein): MDVTEKVKAQLVIVTGLVVLYFIFKSPWWLYAAAAVGVLSLAVPAVGDLIVKAWFKLAEILGNVNGKIILSVLFFVFLFPIALLYRMTAKNPLAIKRTDEKSFYNERNHTYTKEDLEQMW, translated from the coding sequence ATGGATGTTACCGAAAAAGTAAAGGCCCAACTGGTTATTGTGACCGGGCTTGTGGTACTCTATTTTATCTTTAAATCGCCCTGGTGGCTCTATGCGGCTGCTGCTGTGGGCGTCCTCAGTCTGGCGGTTCCGGCAGTAGGCGATCTTATCGTAAAGGCCTGGTTTAAGCTGGCCGAGATTCTGGGAAATGTCAACGGCAAAATTATTCTGTCGGTCTTATTTTTCGTGTTCCTCTTTCCGATTGCCCTTTTGTATCGCATGACGGCCAAAAATCCGTTGGCCATCAAACGCACGGACGAAAAATCGTTTTACAACGAGCGCAACCATACGTACACCAAAGAGGATTTGGAACAGATGTGGTAG